In the Malaya genurostris strain Urasoe2022 chromosome 1, Malgen_1.1, whole genome shotgun sequence genome, one interval contains:
- the LOC131427935 gene encoding uncharacterized protein LOC131427935: MPAPKTEKLGTLIDCGVAVQNMCATIVACGLNEHLCNVALLQELVERLPPTIKLDWARYRQVLNVVTLSDFSAWLETLVEAACAVTVPSSFNSYASKTDKRGRKEEMYVHVESEGNSDPIPASTSRVASSSASTACVICREACGNPSSCRTFRGMKVSDRWAALNRYKLCRKCLSKHFDACPVKKVCGKNGCTYMHHNLLHDDSRYQRRDTPQRSLPVVSDTTVETCNTHSNSVNKVLFRYVPVLLHGRGKSIRVFAFLNDGSSVTWMDHSLLSELGIQGEAHPLCLGWTSDHQRQEPKSVKLSLQISGVHDSKLYTIPKVHTVQSLALPRQSLALNDLTRRYKHLRSIPVDSYRDATPRILIGMDNCHLRYALDSKEGDKQEPIATRTRLGWIVCGPCAVLSQPVSTAYHSFHVCPCYERNDAELHKAVKSYFTLDSIGLKTGKQLLSKDDERAEQLLKSLTRVKGKRYETGLLWRGDDIKLPDSKPMASRRLVCLEKRMQRDPCLAESLKEKVRDYERRGYIEKLTERQLSAKYPRVWYLPIFPVTNLNKPGKLRIVWDAAAKVAGVSLNSCLLTGPDLLTSLVSVLHRFREFRIAITGDIREMFLQVMMNENDQQCLRFLWRNGESDRAPDVYALKVMAFGATCSPSSAQFVKNQNAQRFIDRFPRAVEAIMEEHYVDDMLSSVETEDEAIKLAKDVQLIHAEAGFEIRNWLSNSNRVLQELESSPDARDVLCWLNLMFLITGNIASSLQYE; encoded by the exons ATGCCAGCACCGAAAACGGAAAAGCTCGGAACGTTGATCGATTGCGGCGTTGCAGTACAGAATATGTGTGCGACAATAGTTGCCTGTGGATTAAACGAGCATCTTTGCAACGTAGCACTTCTTCAAGAACTTGTCGAAAGATTGCCACCGACTATCAAGCTCGACTGGGCTAGATACCGCCAAGTATTGAATGTCGTTACTCTTTCGGATTTCAGTGCATGGCTGGAAACGCTTGTGGAAGCAGCATGCGCGGTAACAGTTCCCTCATCTTTCAACAGCTATGCATCTAAAACAGATAAACGAGGTCGAAAAGAGGAAATGTACGTACATGTTGAGTCCGAAGGTAATTCTGATCCAATTCCAGCGAGTACTTCTAGAGTTGCGTCCAGCTCAGCGTCTACTGCATGCGTCATTTGTCGTGAAGCGTGTGGCAATCCCAGTTCGTGTAGAACGTTTCGTGGAATGAAGGTCAGCGATCGCTGGGCGGCATTGAATCGGTACAAGCTGTGTCGTAAATGTTTATCGAAGCATTTTGATGCGTGCCCCGTAAAGAAAGTATGCGGAAAGAATGGCTGCACATACATGCATCACAATCTGCTACATGATGATTCCAGATACCAACGCAGGGACACTCCTCAGAGATCACTGCCAGTAGTTAGTGACACTACAGTCGAAACCTGCAACACGCACTCGAATTCTGTAAACAAGGTGTTGTTTCGTTACGTTCCTGTTCTACTACATGGACGCGGAAAATCCATCCGCGTCTTCGCATTCTTGAATGACGGTTCATCGGTCACTTGGATGGATCACAGTTTGCTATCAGAATTAGGAATTCAAGGCGAGGCGCATCCTCTGTGTTTGGGCTGGACATCGGATCATCAGCGCCAAgaaccgaaatcagttaaacttTCGTTGCAGATATCAGGAGTGCACGATTCAAAGTTGTATACGATTCCCAAGGTGCACACTGTCCAAAGCCTAGCCTTGCCGCGGCAGAGTCTAGCTCTGAACGATTTGACACGTCGTTATAAACATCTGCGGAGCATCCCTGTTGATTCATATCGCGATGCGACTCCGAGGATTCTTATCGGAATGGACAATTGCCATTTGAGATATGCATTGGACAGCAAAGAAGGTGACAAACAAGAGCCGATTGCTACTAGAACCCGTTTAGGTTGGATAGTATGTGGTCCCTGCGCTGTTCTCTCCCAGCCTGTGTCGACAGCGTACCACAGTTTTCACGTGTGTCCGTGTTACGAAAGAAACGATGCGGAATTGCATAAAGCGGTAAAATCTTACTTCACTCTGGATAGCATTGGACTGAAAACGGGTAAACAACTTCTTTCGAAGGATGATGAGCGTGCCGAGCAATTACTGAAGTCATTGACTCGCGTCAAAGGCAAACGGTATGAGACTGGATTATTGTGGCGAGGCGATGATATTAAACTACCGGATAGCAAACCGATGGCCTCGAGACGGTTGGTTTGCCTGGAGAAGCGCATGCAACGAGACCCCTGCCTGGCCGAatcgttgaaagaaaaagttcgaGATtatgaaagacgtggttacatTGAGAAACTGACCGAGAGGCAGCTGTCCGCTAAGTACCCACGCGTCTGGTATCTGCCGATTTTTCCTGTgaccaatctcaataaaccaggAAAACTGCGTATAGTCTGGGATGCGGCTGCAAAGGTGGCGGGAGTGTCCCTGAACTCGTGCTTACTTACCGGTCCAGATTTGCTCACCTCTCTCGTATCTGTTCTGCATCGTTTTCGTGAATTCAGAATTGCCATTACCGGTGACATTCGAGAGATGTTCTTGCAGGTTATGATGAACGAGAATGATCAACAGTGTCTGAGATTTCTATGGCGGAACGGTGAATCCGACCGTGCTCCAGATGTTTATGCATTGAAGGTGATGGCGTTCGGCGCAACGTGCTCGCCGAGCAGTGCACAGTTCGTGAAAAATCAAAATGCTCAAAGATTCATAGATCGTTTTCCCAGAGCAGTTGAAGCGATAATGGAAGAACATTATGTTGATGATATGCTGTCTAGCGTGGAAACGGAAGATGAAGCAATTAAGTTAGCGAAGGATGTCCAGCTTATTCATGCCGAAGCTGGTTTCGAAATACGAAACTGGCTATCAAACTCGAACCGAGTTCTACAGGAATTGGAATCAAGTCCAG ATGCACGAGATGTTCTATGTTGGTTAAATCTGATGTTTCTGATCACCGGAAATATAGCCAGTTCGTTGCAGTACGAGTAA
- the LOC131427946 gene encoding uncharacterized protein LOC131427946 — protein MLELSETHEWHWIPSKLNVADDATKWQRFPDLAPTSRWFRGPEFLWEPEELWPSTALNLGQTDEEKRERLLHHFVARDTFIWENFSNWKRLLRHVAFVKRFPANLSRRISSKPVESGPLSQEELKAAESTILKFVQHSEFAKEIHLLAKPNTLPWKNVLPKDSSLYKLSPVLEADGLLHMRGRIDACEFVEECTKRPILLPRGHPVSDLIIIDTHQRYCHMNHKTTLNEIKRRYYIPKLRSEYNRIRARCQHCKNQAVKPNVPEMSALPSLRLKAFCRPFSFIGIDYFGPMHVVIGRRTEKRWGVLITCLTVRAIHIEVAHSLTTDSCILAIRNFIARRGTPLEIVSDRGTNFVGASRELKQALEQCDQEKLMEHFVTTEIKWSFNPPASPHFGGAWERLVQSVKKNLKHLQLTRTPTDELLRNLLTEVELIVNSRPLTELPLDDELSSPLTPNHFLLGSSDGSKPPISYDNSSYALKHVWKMSQVYANRFWKQWVSDYLPTLTRRSKWFSPAKPIEVGDIVVLVDETLPRNCWPKGRVINVHRSKDGQVRRALVQTAHGVLERPAVKLAVLDVGATVSTSAQGPRSTGGECRKPLVATPLHPTP, from the coding sequence ATGCTAGAGTTATCGGAGACGCATGAATGGCATTGGATCCCATCAAAGTTAAACGTTGCCGATGATGCCACGAAATGGCAGAGATTTCCAGACCTTGCTCCTACTAGTCGCTGGTTTCGTGGGCCTGAATTCCTTTGGGAACCTGAAGAACTATGGCCTAGTACGGCTTTGAATTTGGGTCAAACCGATGAAGAGAAACGTGAACGGTTGCTTCATCATTTTGTTGCAAGAGATACCTTCATCTGGGAAAATTTCTCTAATTGGAAACGACTACTGCGTCACGTAGCCTTCGTGAAACGGTTCCCTGCAAATCTAAGCAGGAGAATCTCTAGCAAGCCTGTCGAAAGCGGTCCATTGTCCCAAGAAGAGTTGAAGGCGGCGGAGTCGACTATACTGAAGTTCGTTCAACACTCTGAATTCGCGAAGGAGATTCATCTTCTTGCGAAACCGAATACCTTGCCCTGGAAGAACGTGTTGCCGAAAGATAGTTCGTTATACAAGCTCAGCCCAGTTCTGGAGGCAGATGGATTGCTACACATGAGAGGTCGTATCGACGCCTGTGAATTTGTAGAGGAGTGTACGAAACGACCCATACTGCTACCTAGAGGCCATCCAGTTTCAGACCTCATCATTATCGATACTCACCAGCGATACTGTCACATGAACCATAAAACGACACTGAACGAGATCAAACGTAGATACTACATTCCAAAACTCCGTTCGGAATACAATCGTATACGAGCAAGATGTCAGCATTGTAAGAATCAAGCTGTTAAGCCGAATGTACCCGAAATGTCAGCTTTACCATCATTGCGCCTAAAAGCCTTTTGTCGTCCGTTCTCCTTTATCGGAATTGATTATTTTGGGCCGATGCACGTCGTCATTGGTCGGCGAACTGAAAAACGTTGGGGTGTGTTGATAACTTGCCTTACCGTTCGAGCAATACATATTGAAGTCGCACACAGCCTCACGACGGACTCATGCATTCTAGCCATCAGAAACTTCATCGCCCGAAGAGGAACGCCTCTGGAAATAGTCAGTGATCGCGGTACGAATTTCGTAGGCGCAAGTCGCGAGTTAAAGCAGGCACTTGAACAGTGCGATCAGGAAAAGTTAATGGAACACTTCGTCACAACCGAAATAAAATGGTCTTTTAACCCTCCTGCTTCACCGCATTTCGGAGGCGCCTGGGAGCGCCTCGTTCAGTCAGTAAAGAAAAATCTCAAGCACCTACAACTCACACGTACACCAACCGATGAGCTGCTGCGAAACCTGTTGACCGAGGTCGAACTGATAGTAAATTCTAGACCGTTGACTGAGTTACCACTAGACGATGAACTATCGTCACCACTAACCCCGAATCATTTTCTTCTCGGGTCGTCAGACGGTTCTAAGCCCCCGATCTCATACGATAACAGTAGCTACGCTCTGAAGCATGTCTGGAAGATGTCGCAGGTCTACGCTAACAGGTTTTGGAAGCAATGGGTTTCCGATTACCTGCCAACACTTACACGACGATCCAAATGGTTCAGCCCTGCAAAACCCATCGAAGTCGGAGATATTGTTGTGTTGGTGGACGAGACACTACCGAGGAATTGCTGGCCAAAAGGCCGGGTGATCAATGTGCATCGATCCAAGGACGGACAGGTTCGTCGTGCTCTAGTACAAACTGCGCATGGTGTACTGGAAAGACCAGCTGTAAAACTCGCAGTGTTGGACGTCGGTGCAACAGTGAGTACGTCGGCTCAGGGACCTCGAAGTACTGGGGGGGAGTGTCGCAAACCCCTCGTTGCGACGCCCTTACATCCAACACCGTGA
- the LOC131425591 gene encoding CDGSH iron-sulfur domain-containing protein 2 homolog: METLSGLIKTTLPNYLAGLPIPDSIGGWFRLGFKDWLSLIPPTAALGGLVYMSYLAFCPEGRPKPSTKVNRKIRMSEGKVVDMIDIEDIAEKAAFCRCWKSSNWPYCDGSHGSHNKECQDNLGPVVISRKKN; this comes from the exons ATGGAAACACTTTCGGGGCTGATTAAAACTACACTACCGAACTACCTAGCCGGACTGCCCATTCCCGACAGCATCGGTGGATGGTTTCGACTTGGCT TCAAAGATTGGCTCTCGTTGATTCCGCCGACCGCCGCACTGGGCGGTCTCGTTTATATGTCGTATTTGGCCTTCTGTCCAGAGGGTCGACCAAAGCCAAGCACCAAGGTCAACCGGAAGATTCGGATGTCCGAGGGTAAGGTGGTGGACATGATCGATATCGAAGATATTGCCGAAAAGGCCGCCTTCTGTCGGTGCTGGAAATCTAGCAAT TGGCCGTACTGTGATGGATCGCATGGTTCCCACAACAAGGAATGCCAGGATAATCTCGGTCCGGTGGTAATCTCGCGCAAGAAGAACTAA